The following proteins are encoded in a genomic region of bacterium:
- a CDS encoding glycosyltransferase family 4 protein, producing MKQPTLAFVVPWFGDEVRGGAELQAWETARELSRRGCRVEVLTTCARSFLHRWDENVHRPGASEREGVTVRRFPVDRRDEARFGAATRALHGGARPTLAVEHDFVAENINSAALYRFIAENAEQYLFVFTPYLYGTTLAGAAVRPDRSLLIPCLHDEPYAYLEAVARTFRGVRGSLFFTPEEAALARRVCGGAEPPGRVTGGGLDTHLRGEAARFRGASGVDGPYLLYVGRLDEGKNTHVAMAYAGAWARRRGGGERLVLVGGGPLAIPDDSALVAAGVLDEQGKMDACAGALALCQPSVNESFSRVVMESWLNEVPVLVHADCAVTVGHCRRSGGGLWFRGFLEFAEAADLLAGDEALRRRLGQAGRRYVLAECSWDVVCGRIVRAVAELTGERLAVGG from the coding sequence GTGAAGCAGCCGACGCTGGCGTTCGTCGTCCCGTGGTTCGGCGACGAGGTGCGCGGCGGCGCGGAGCTGCAGGCCTGGGAGACCGCGCGCGAGCTCTCCCGCCGCGGCTGCCGCGTCGAGGTGCTGACGACCTGCGCGCGCTCGTTCCTGCACCGCTGGGACGAGAACGTGCACCGCCCCGGCGCGAGCGAGCGCGAGGGCGTGACCGTGCGCCGCTTTCCGGTCGACCGGCGCGACGAGGCGCGCTTCGGCGCCGCGACCCGGGCGCTGCACGGCGGCGCGCGCCCCACGCTGGCGGTCGAGCACGATTTTGTCGCCGAGAACATCAACAGCGCCGCGCTGTACCGCTTCATCGCCGAGAACGCGGAGCAGTACCTCTTCGTCTTCACGCCGTACCTCTACGGCACCACGCTCGCCGGCGCCGCGGTGCGCCCCGACCGCAGCCTGCTGATCCCCTGCCTGCACGACGAGCCGTACGCGTACCTCGAGGCGGTGGCCCGCACCTTTCGCGGCGTGCGCGGCTCGCTCTTCTTCACGCCCGAGGAGGCGGCCCTCGCCCGCCGCGTCTGCGGCGGCGCCGAGCCGCCCGGGCGGGTCACCGGCGGCGGGCTCGACACGCACCTGCGGGGCGAGGCCGCGCGCTTCCGCGGCGCCTCCGGGGTCGACGGCCCCTACCTGCTGTACGTCGGGCGCCTCGACGAGGGGAAGAACACCCATGTCGCCATGGCCTACGCCGGCGCCTGGGCGCGCCGCCGCGGCGGCGGGGAGCGGCTCGTGCTCGTCGGCGGCGGCCCGCTGGCGATCCCCGACGATTCCGCGCTCGTCGCCGCCGGCGTGCTCGACGAGCAGGGGAAGATGGACGCGTGCGCCGGCGCCCTCGCGCTGTGCCAGCCGTCGGTGAACGAGAGCTTCTCGCGCGTGGTCATGGAGTCGTGGCTCAACGAGGTGCCCGTGCTCGTGCACGCCGACTGCGCGGTCACGGTGGGCCACTGCCGCCGCAGCGGGGGCGGCCTGTGGTTCCGCGGCTTCCTCGAGTTCGCGGAGGCCGCCGACCTGCTGGCGGGCGACGAGGCGCTGCGCCGGCGGCTCGGGCAGGCCGGGCGCCGCTACGTGCTCGCCGAGTGCTCCTGGGACGTGGTGTGCGGCCGGATCGTGCGCGCGGTGGCCGAGCTCACCGGCGAGCGGCTCGCGGTCGGCGGCTAG